A window from Corynebacterium accolens encodes these proteins:
- the clpS gene encoding ATP-dependent Clp protease adapter ClpS, giving the protein MKPQNPEVRMSSPMATPDLDEGIEVDVAASENLPWMCIVWDDPVNLMSYVSYVFQTVLGYDKKRANELMMQVHTEGKAAVSSGEKDKVEADVKKLQIAGLWATMQQAG; this is encoded by the coding sequence ATGAAGCCGCAAAACCCCGAAGTCCGTATGAGCTCTCCCATGGCCACGCCCGACTTGGATGAAGGAATCGAAGTTGATGTGGCCGCGAGCGAGAACCTGCCGTGGATGTGCATCGTCTGGGACGATCCCGTCAACTTGATGAGCTACGTGTCCTACGTATTCCAAACCGTTTTGGGCTACGACAAAAAGCGGGCCAACGAGCTGATGATGCAGGTCCACACGGAGGGCAAGGCCGCCGTGTCCAGCGGCGAGAAGGACAAGGTTGAGGCGGACGTTAAAAAGCTCCAGATCGCGGGTCTGTGGGCGACAATGCAACAGGCAGGGTAG
- a CDS encoding DUF2017 domain-containing protein has translation MQPWKKKKSLMRGSKITAVFEPMEREVIGNLTATVSEAIIGRAQSAPKDELAEMLDMPTGHTEAPEDPSLARLFPDFQKPGDEEYDGDASLLRSLHENDIARAKLQNLQVIGNALGPTGGVEVSISEQEAQAFVAGLNDLRLYVAAGDATDENLMTDRDTLVEWLAYCQDSLLEVLMD, from the coding sequence ATGCAACCGTGGAAAAAGAAGAAATCGCTCATGCGCGGGTCCAAAATCACGGCGGTATTCGAGCCCATGGAGCGCGAAGTCATCGGCAACCTCACCGCCACCGTCTCTGAGGCGATCATCGGCCGCGCCCAGTCCGCGCCGAAGGATGAGCTCGCGGAAATGCTGGACATGCCCACCGGCCATACCGAGGCCCCCGAGGATCCCTCCCTGGCGCGGCTGTTCCCGGACTTCCAAAAGCCCGGCGATGAGGAATACGACGGCGACGCCTCCCTCTTGCGCTCGCTGCACGAAAACGACATCGCGCGGGCGAAGCTGCAGAACCTGCAGGTCATCGGCAATGCGCTGGGCCCCACCGGCGGGGTAGAGGTCTCCATTTCGGAGCAGGAAGCCCAAGCCTTCGTGGCGGGGCTCAATGATCTGCGCTTATACGTCGCGGCTGGGGACGCGACCGACGAAAACCTCATGACGGACCGCGATACCTTGGTGGAATGGCTGGCCTATTGCCAGGATTCCCTGCTGGAAGTGTTGATGGATTAA
- a CDS encoding nicotinate phosphoribosyltransferase yields the protein MNDIARPIDRSTALLTDKYELTMLQAALRDGTAHRNVTCEVFSRRLPNERRYGVVAGTDRVLRAVEDFHFSPEQLEQMDFLDEDTRKYLRDWRFSGQIDGYREGELYFPNSPILTVRGTFGECVVLETIVLSILNADSAVASAASRMVTAADGRPILEMGSRRTHEYAAVTAARAAYLAGFTATSNLEAGFRYGIPVSGTAAHAWTLAHTNPDGTSNEEAAFRAQIDTLGIDTTLLVDTYDITKGVETAVKVGGPELGGVRIDSGDLGAVTRRVRKQLDELGNHNTNIVVSSDLDEFAIAGLRGDPVDVYGVGTSVVTGSGAPTAGMVYKVVEVDGVPVAKRSSSKQSVGGAKRALRTYRSSGVAVEEVVYPFAADAPDTGQLTTRELTIPLMRDGHIVEDLPDLEASRTYLDEARKTLPWEGLALSRDDAAVPTRMVGFKD from the coding sequence ATGAATGACATAGCACGCCCTATCGATCGCTCCACCGCTTTGCTCACGGATAAATACGAGCTCACCATGCTGCAAGCCGCGCTTCGCGATGGCACCGCCCACCGCAACGTGACCTGCGAGGTCTTTTCCCGCCGCCTGCCCAATGAGCGTCGCTACGGCGTCGTCGCCGGCACCGACCGCGTGCTGCGCGCGGTGGAAGACTTCCACTTCTCCCCCGAGCAGCTGGAACAGATGGATTTCCTGGATGAAGATACCCGCAAGTACCTGCGCGACTGGCGTTTTTCCGGGCAGATCGACGGCTACCGCGAAGGCGAGCTGTATTTTCCCAACTCTCCTATCTTGACGGTGCGCGGCACCTTTGGCGAGTGCGTGGTGCTCGAAACCATCGTGCTTTCTATCCTCAACGCCGATTCCGCCGTCGCCTCTGCCGCATCCCGCATGGTCACCGCCGCCGATGGCCGCCCCATTCTGGAGATGGGCAGCCGCCGCACCCACGAGTACGCGGCCGTGACCGCCGCCCGTGCCGCTTACCTCGCCGGGTTTACCGCCACCTCCAACCTGGAGGCCGGCTTCCGCTACGGCATCCCGGTATCTGGCACCGCCGCCCATGCCTGGACCTTGGCGCATACGAACCCGGATGGCACGAGCAATGAGGAGGCGGCCTTCCGCGCGCAAATCGATACCCTGGGCATCGATACCACCCTGCTGGTGGATACGTATGACATCACCAAGGGCGTCGAGACCGCGGTCAAGGTCGGTGGCCCGGAGCTTGGCGGGGTGCGCATCGATTCCGGTGACTTGGGCGCGGTGACCCGCCGCGTGCGCAAGCAGCTCGATGAGCTAGGCAATCACAATACCAATATCGTTGTTTCCTCCGATTTGGACGAGTTTGCCATCGCGGGTCTGCGCGGCGATCCCGTCGATGTCTACGGCGTGGGCACCTCCGTGGTCACCGGCTCCGGTGCCCCGACCGCGGGCATGGTCTACAAGGTCGTCGAGGTCGACGGGGTCCCGGTGGCCAAGCGCTCGTCGTCCAAGCAATCGGTGGGCGGAGCCAAGCGCGCGCTGCGCACCTACCGGTCTTCCGGCGTGGCGGTAGAAGAGGTGGTCTACCCCTTCGCCGCAGACGCGCCGGATACGGGCCAGCTGACCACCCGCGAGTTGACCATTCCCTTGATGCGCGATGGGCACATCGTGGAGGACCTGCCCGATCTTGAGGCCTCCCGCACCTACCTGGACGAGGCCCGCAAGACCCTGCCATGGGAGGGCCTGGCGCTCTCGCGCGACGACGCCGCCGTGCCCACGCGAATGGTGGGCTTTAAGGACTAG
- a CDS encoding peptidyl-tRNA hydrolase encodes MTKFEIAHQRLVAACTARDSHEDPADPSTVQAMQIVLHLPKQDPPARSEVLAAAARAVVATCLDDRAGEDGAFAAALAQWYGHRIRKIARRARNKAWRDVQLLPGVTVDDRARAFAPSAVREVDPLIRKLQIGHTDLAMDEPGPPLADAPIIYVDRSLAMTAGKAAAQVSHGSMMLAAAMSQEEAAAWAAEGFPLSVREVDAEVFGTACAQEDAVVIIDAGFTEIAPDSATVCALRRPIA; translated from the coding sequence ATGACTAAGTTCGAGATAGCCCATCAGCGCCTCGTCGCCGCCTGCACGGCTCGTGATTCCCACGAGGATCCCGCTGACCCGTCCACCGTGCAAGCGATGCAGATAGTCCTCCACCTCCCCAAGCAGGATCCCCCGGCGCGCAGCGAGGTGCTCGCCGCGGCCGCTCGCGCCGTGGTGGCCACCTGCTTGGATGACCGCGCCGGCGAGGATGGCGCCTTCGCCGCGGCGCTCGCGCAGTGGTACGGCCACCGCATCCGCAAGATCGCCCGCCGCGCGCGCAATAAAGCGTGGCGCGATGTGCAGCTGCTTCCTGGCGTGACCGTTGATGACCGCGCGCGTGCTTTTGCGCCCTCGGCGGTGAGGGAGGTAGATCCGCTGATCAGGAAGCTGCAGATCGGCCATACCGATCTCGCAATGGACGAGCCAGGGCCTCCGCTTGCCGATGCCCCCATTATCTACGTCGACCGCAGCCTCGCCATGACCGCGGGCAAGGCCGCCGCCCAAGTGAGCCACGGCTCGATGATGCTCGCCGCAGCTATGAGCCAGGAGGAAGCCGCAGCCTGGGCAGCAGAGGGTTTTCCGCTTTCCGTTCGCGAGGTGGACGCGGAGGTATTTGGCACTGCCTGCGCGCAGGAGGACGCCGTGGTCATCATCGATGCCGGGTTTACCGAGATCGCCCCCGACTCGGCTACCGTGTGTGCGCTGCGGCGACCAATCGCTTAA
- a CDS encoding ATP-dependent DNA helicase, with protein sequence MSDPADDPLNHDTETLLGAAVDALGGSRRAGQVRMANAVSKALESERHLAVQAGTGTGKSLAYLVPAIRHAMNSGSTVVVSTATLALQRQLVERDLPRLTEALADVMERTPTFAIMKGRNNYVCLNKIAATPDDPEALIDESDISYRGKAVRRIHDWAQETETGDRDDLDFGVPDLVWRAXSVTSNECLGAGRCPHGADCFAEEARRAAADVDIIVTNHAMLAIDAISEANILPDHDVAIIDEAHELDGRITSVSTAEITSRSIKMAANRAKSLGNAGNLAELADEFDDLLRVQEPGRWTDLDETSQAHLRALADEFLRVKSLISRAPEGEANDDPEKNAERQNLSNHLTDLAEAIGRILEVFATDDPAAQDDVVWLEGTDTLAVAPLSIAHMLRENLFGEQTVVLTSATLALGGRFDAMAAQWGLPSGTYDTLDAGTPFEPAKSGILYTAKHLPAPGRDGLSSETLEEIYELIMAAGGRTLGLFSSRRAAEEAAEALAPRLPFDLYVQGEDAIGTLVDKFSTKENSCLFGTLTLWQGVDVPGPSCSLVLIDRIPFPRPDNPLLQARSQAADAAGRSGFMEVSANHAALLMAQGSGRLLRHVTDRGVVAVLDNRLEYKRYGAFLKASMPQFWQTTNPETVRGALKRLVAAAHTR encoded by the coding sequence GTGAGTGACCCCGCAGATGATCCCCTAAACCACGACACGGAAACGCTGCTCGGCGCGGCGGTGGATGCGCTCGGCGGCTCCCGCCGCGCCGGCCAGGTTCGCATGGCAAACGCGGTATCCAAGGCCTTGGAATCCGAGCGCCACCTCGCCGTCCAGGCGGGCACGGGAACGGGTAAATCCCTGGCCTACCTGGTTCCGGCTATCCGGCATGCAATGAACTCGGGTTCCACCGTCGTCGTCTCCACCGCCACGCTGGCCTTGCAGCGCCAGTTGGTGGAGCGCGACCTCCCGCGGCTGACGGAGGCGCTAGCCGATGTCATGGAGCGCACCCCCACCTTCGCCATCATGAAGGGCCGCAATAATTACGTATGCCTGAATAAGATCGCGGCCACCCCGGATGATCCGGAGGCTCTTATCGATGAGTCCGATATCTCCTACCGCGGCAAGGCCGTGCGCCGCATCCACGACTGGGCGCAGGAGACCGAAACCGGTGACCGGGACGATTTAGACTTCGGCGTACCGGATTTGGTGTGGCGGGCGGKATCGGTGACCTCGAATGAGTGCTTGGGGGCTGGGCGCTGCCCGCACGGTGCGGATTGCTTCGCCGAAGAGGCCCGCCGGGCGGCTGCCGATGTCGATATCATCGTCACCAACCACGCCATGCTCGCCATCGACGCTATCTCTGAGGCCAATATCCTGCCCGACCACGATGTGGCGATCATCGATGAGGCCCACGAGCTCGATGGGCGCATTACCTCCGTGTCCACGGCGGAGATTACTTCCCGCTCCATTAAGATGGCGGCGAACCGGGCAAAGTCACTGGGCAATGCCGGCAACCTGGCGGAGTTGGCGGATGAATTCGATGATCTGCTGCGCGTGCAGGAGCCCGGCAGGTGGACGGATTTGGATGAGACGTCGCAGGCGCATTTGCGCGCGCTTGCCGACGAGTTCCTGCGCGTCAAATCCCTCATCTCCCGCGCCCCAGAAGGCGAGGCCAACGATGACCCCGAAAAGAATGCCGAGCGCCAAAACTTAAGTAATCACCTCACGGACCTGGCCGAGGCGATCGGGAGGATCTTGGAGGTCTTCGCCACCGACGATCCCGCCGCACAGGACGATGTCGTGTGGCTGGAGGGCACCGATACGCTCGCCGTCGCGCCGCTGTCTATCGCGCATATGCTGCGCGAGAACCTATTTGGGGAGCAAACGGTGGTGCTTACCTCGGCCACGCTGGCCCTAGGCGGGCGATTCGACGCCATGGCAGCACAATGGGGCCTACCGTCCGGCACGTATGACACTCTCGATGCGGGAACGCCCTTTGAACCTGCAAAATCCGGCATCTTATATACCGCCAAACACCTCCCGGCACCGGGGCGCGATGGCCTGTCCTCTGAAACCTTGGAGGAAATATACGAGCTCATCATGGCCGCCGGCGGGCGCACGCTGGGGTTATTCTCCTCGCGCCGTGCGGCGGAAGAAGCCGCGGAGGCCTTGGCGCCGCGGTTGCCGTTTGATTTGTATGTGCAGGGCGAAGATGCCATCGGCACGCTGGTGGACAAGTTCTCCACGAAGGAAAACTCCTGCCTCTTTGGCACCTTGACGCTTTGGCAGGGCGTGGATGTGCCGGGGCCGTCGTGCTCGCTGGTCCTCATTGACCGCATCCCCTTCCCGCGGCCCGATAACCCGCTGCTGCAGGCTCGATCCCAAGCAGCCGATGCCGCCGGGCGCTCCGGGTTCATGGAGGTCTCCGCCAATCACGCGGCCCTCCTCATGGCACAGGGATCGGGGCGGCTTTTGCGCCACGTAACGGACCGCGGGGTCGTCGCCGTGCTGGATAACCGGCTGGAGTACAAGCGCTACGGCGCATTCCTCAAAGCGTCCATGCCGCAGTTCTGGCAAACCACGAACCCGGAGACGGTGCGCGGGGCACTTAAGCGATTGGTCGCCGCAGCGCACACACGGTAG
- the serB gene encoding phosphoserine phosphatase SerB, producing the protein MAGVNTQAETMTITSFGPDEPGAAAAFFTAVADFSAPLADVRLATHSNHLTLTAQCGNAALEERVREAMAPFGHEVSVAPSYAVALIGAEITAEDISAVQETVKGETFRMSRIALDSLSAVELTVALEDADSARQALREVGEDRGIDISLESLGNRGQRLVCFDCDSTLIEGEVIEMLAAHAGKEAEVAAVTERAMRGELDFEESLRERVAVLEGLDASIIDEVARDIELTPGAKEAIGTLHRLGHRTAVVSGGFIQVLEGLATDLQLDYVRANTLEIRDGKLTGKVIGQVVDRQAKEDFLREFAADSGIGMESTVAVGDGANDIAMVTAAGLGIAFDAKPALREAADACITPRRLDAVLPMLGIADD; encoded by the coding sequence ATGGCCGGTGTGAATACTCAAGCTGAAACCATGACCATTACTAGCTTCGGACCGGACGAGCCAGGGGCGGCCGCCGCTTTCTTTACCGCGGTGGCTGATTTCTCTGCCCCGCTTGCCGATGTCCGCCTCGCCACCCACTCCAATCACCTCACCCTCACCGCGCAGTGCGGTAACGCTGCCCTAGAGGAACGAGTGCGCGAGGCCATGGCGCCCTTCGGGCACGAGGTGTCCGTTGCGCCAAGCTATGCCGTCGCGCTCATCGGCGCGGAGATTACCGCAGAGGACATTAGCGCGGTGCAGGAGACCGTGAAAGGGGAGACGTTTCGCATGAGCCGGATAGCATTGGATTCCCTTTCTGCGGTGGAACTTACCGTGGCGCTCGAAGACGCAGACTCGGCGCGGCAGGCGCTGCGGGAAGTGGGAGAGGACCGTGGCATAGATATCTCCCTCGAGAGCTTGGGCAATCGCGGTCAGCGCTTGGTGTGTTTCGACTGCGATTCGACGCTGATTGAAGGCGAGGTTATCGAGATGCTCGCCGCCCACGCGGGCAAGGAAGCAGAAGTGGCCGCGGTGACCGAGCGCGCCATGCGCGGCGAATTGGACTTTGAGGAGTCCCTGCGCGAGCGCGTCGCGGTGCTTGAGGGGCTCGATGCCTCCATCATCGATGAGGTCGCCCGCGATATCGAGCTGACACCCGGCGCTAAGGAAGCGATCGGTACCCTCCACCGTCTGGGCCACCGCACCGCCGTGGTCTCGGGTGGCTTCATTCAGGTACTCGAGGGCCTTGCCACAGACCTCCAGCTCGATTACGTGCGGGCTAATACCTTGGAAATCCGCGATGGGAAGTTGACCGGCAAGGTGATTGGGCAGGTGGTCGACCGCCAGGCCAAGGAGGATTTCCTGCGCGAATTCGCCGCCGATTCCGGAATCGGGATGGAGTCCACCGTCGCGGTGGGCGATGGAGCCAATGACATCGCCATGGTCACCGCTGCCGGGTTGGGTATTGCCTTTGACGCGAAGCCTGCGCTGCGAGAGGCCGCTGATGCCTGCATCACCCCGCGCCGCCTCGACGCTGTCCTACCGATGCTGGGGATTGCCGATGACTAA